CAAAGTTTTTTACATGAGGTGGATAAATGCATTTAACAACATTTAGAAAGACAATCAATTTAAATAGAATAAATTAGAAAACTAaatacaaatgcacaaacataaaAGGACCAGAGATacagtttgcttttatttatcttatcAGTTGTGGGGCCTCTTATTACTGCACTGCAGGGTCTGGTTTGTCCATTTGTATTTTATCTAATTGAAATAAGATACGGagataaaatcaaaatataatgatagaaaatataaaaatataaattcagGCTTTACATTTGACTGAATATGAAAAATCTGGGTTGAGTTATGAAAGCCAAAATTGGACCAAAATAATACTTTCAACACTTATAACTCATCTCAAATGTCTTATTATATAAATGGATTGCATTCTGTTTGACTTCACTAGGGCTGAAGTTTCACTGATCTGGTGTAGTTAATTGTTGAAAACGAAATTGAATTACATCCTGAATTAAGTTATAAAATGTCTTTTGATTCAGGTAAAAGTAGCAATAGTTtgctgtaaaaatactcaattacaagtaaaagtcatgcatttacAGCTGCACTGTCACTGTGCTGTAACTCACCTGCAAATAAAAGTAGTAGAGGacaaaatggaacaaaatggaaatactcaaataaagtgCAAGTatctcaaaactgtacttaaaaaaagtatttataaaATACCATTGATTTCCTTCTAAATTGTGCAGCTCAAATATGTCattaattcaataaaataaataggaAAGAGTTATGGTTTTGACTCttaattaaataatttttaaGACTGAGTATCAAGGTCACTTGGGATTTATTTCCTATCACCTGCTTtaatttaacaacaacaatattaaaattaataataataataaactcaTATAAGGTCTAAAACAGTCAGATCAGAGTCTGAAAACACCCTGTGTCATATAAACTTGCCTTGACTTTAGACTACAAttcaaatgtgatttaaaacatattaaaactgACAGTGAATTTTGAAATTAAAGTGTTTTAACACAGTAATAATAGGGTTTTTCAAAAATAGTGTTAAAGTTCTTCATGACAGCCctgcattttcatgtttttacgGAAGAATAAACTAAATCTTTGGCCTTTGACTTTGACAGAGAGCGGAAATgaaaaggaataaataaatacatgagtatatgaatgaatgaataaatgaatgaatgacgcTGACCTGCCGTCACTCTGACTGACGACATGTTAgtcctttttttctcatctctttACCGTCATTTGTAAGTTAGCCTCTTTTCCTTTGATGGCAGCCTTTGAAATGCAGCAGCCGACTGTCATGCAAATGCAGGCCGATAGAGAAGAGACTGCAGGccgggggagggaggggggagcaCGGGGGATTGATGGAGGGGTAAGGGAGGCTAACCTGCTGTGGATTTTACTACTGACTGCTACTAGTATTTTGACTTTAAGTGGATAAAAACATTTGGTAACCGGTAGGTTATATCTGTGATAactgtgaggatgaggaggatgaagtggAGGAGACGTGAGGAAGAGctacagaggaagagagtgagagcgtgagagagagggggggagggagatAAGAGCAATAAAACAGCCCATGTGACTCCAGAAGTTTTTAACGGGCAGCTGATGGagaacccacacacacatatacacacagagagaacaggtggaggtgtggacaggtagagaggagagagagcataCACAGTGAAGCTCACTCAACCTGTAGATCAGGTGAGCcggagaggagagtggagagacaTCAGGCTGGATCCGCAGTATGCTGAGGGAGTTCCCTCACCTGGAAAGATGTACGTGAGTTACCTGCAGCTGGATAAGGACCCCACAATGTACCCGCACCAGAACCCGGTGACCCGCCACCCGGGCCTCAGCCTCAGCCCGCAGAACTTCGCGGTCCCGGCCCCACCGCAGTACTCAGACTTCGCCggctaccaccaccaccaccaccacggcATCAACAACGACCTGCACCCGGCTCAGCAGGCCGGGCCGGGCGCCGGCGGCTGGAGCTCGGCCTACCCGCCCCCTCCGCCCACACGGGACGACTGGTCGTCGCATCACTACGCCGCCGCAGCCGCGGCCGCCGCGGCCGGGGGGCCTCCCAGCGCATCCACCGTGCCCGGCGCGGTGGGTCCCACCCTGGGATTCAGCCCCCCGGAGTTTACTGGGCAGCCGCCTGGTTTGCTGCCCGCTTCCCTGAACTCGTCGGCGGGGCAGCTGTCCCCCGGATCCCCGCCGAGGAGGAACCCCTATGACTGGATACGACGCAGCTCCGCACCGCCCAACCCAAGTAAGACCCGGGGTGACATTTTCATGAAGaggaattatttattatttcctgTAGATAATGTTATTATATTATCTCTAATATTTTTATAAAGACGTGTGTGATGAAGGTGTAGCATCTTTTAATTATATGTAATATTCCTGATACTGCTGTAATAGTTCTAAACTCTTTGGATCTATTTAATACAACTTAAATCAAGTTGAATTTGTTAGTTGTCAGTTATAGTGCTTTTATAGTTCTTTTATTcccagtaacacacacagactgccaACAGACTGTCTAACATTTCAATAGAGGACAGATAGCAGCGTGATACTCAAATGTCTGAACATTTGTACTCAGTGCAgatatcagcagcagcagcagcctgacgGGAAACAGCACTTCTACTGTTAATTaatgatgtgaatgtgaaagtTCATGGATTTCTAACTTTTCTTCACTGTCAGCACTTCATAGGAGCAGTTTCATAAAGCTGAAGCGCTATTgtaactgaaaaacaacaataatgataataatcataaCAATTATAGTGTAAAAGCCACTTCATATTTGTTTCCAGTGTCAGTCTCACAAACAGCATTATAGTTAAGATAATAACTAGAATAATACAGGCTGTATCAGATAATAAATTACTGATTTATACCGATTTGATATTGTCTTACTTGATTTAACCATAAACATAAAGACTTTTACTGCTcctctattttattttgttaatttatttatatgagttttctcccattttatttccatttaacTTTTTCAGCGAGGTTTTTCGTGTTGCACGTTGCTGTGTTAAATAAATTGGTGTTTTTCGTCTTTTTAAATAATCTCACTTGATTTTGATCCCTgtgtaaactgcagctgtgcagcttcaTCGATCAAAATATCGCATCACCTGCAACCGGGGagttgtcaaaaacaaacaaacaaacaaaaaactatgAAGTGAAGTTTAAAGTATGTCGATATTCTTGGTGTCTTGTCCCTGGATAGAGGGTAAAAATCTTCCCACCGGGTCCCACCGGGTCCCGGGCCGTCCTGGCGCGGATCAAACGTGTGAGCCGGTTTGAAGCCGTTGTGATGTAAATGTCCGACGTGACTCCGGGCGGCTGAGCTCGGCCTTTGTCCTCCGCTTGTCTCCGGGCGGAGAAGACAAGAGTTTACAAGAAAGTTCCCACTTTGAAGTGTGAAGTGTGACctgagtgtctctctctgtgtgtgtgtgtgtgtgtgtgtgtgtgtgtgtgtgtgcgtgcgtgcgtgtgtgcgtgcgcatcTGACACCACCGGTCTGATTTTGACGACTTTGTTTTTCAAGCCTCACCTGGATTTATCTCACAAGGTGCAGCAGAAGAGGTTCTACTCAGATCTTGCACTTGTAcaagtagtaataccacagaGTGAAAATACTaataaaagtatgtaagtataagCAGCAACATGCAttgaaagtatgaaaagtaaaagcacatttACTGTGCAGTAAAACGTTCTGTCTGTTGCATCttactgctgcaggtgtttcaggttgagctcagtttaactactttatatactgttggcgAGTTTAATCTACagtgatgcatcatattctaaGATGATCATATGTTTGTTgtgtcgctgtcctgtgagaaccgCGTATCTCTAAAAGGTTTCATGAGGTCAGAAAAACAacctgttttcatctttgtgaTGACACATTTTCCAGCAAAGCCAAGAgactttttaaagagtttactGAATTTATGAAgcaggagaattttctcaactCCTAAAGgaacacattaaaaaattaACGCATCTGGAcatacatggttttcacaggaagaggatgaaaaatCGAAATCTGAAAGATAACTaataactgaagctgtcagacaaatgttttcctctgagatgtagtggagtagaaatcTAAAGTAGTATAAATAGAAAGAGTCCAGTATAAGTACCTATAATTTGTatgtaagtacagtacttaagtaaatgtatttagttacattcaCTGCATACTGCAGCTCattctgactcagtcccacaaacactgtcctgctgccccaaataccAAATGTGGATCAATCctctgctgaaaatagtccccaacaaatgctctTTTTCCTCGTTTGTTTGATAAAACTTAGAGTGAGAGGTTGTTTTGAAAATtactaaacttttttttaaatgaaacaagataTTGATGAGTTTTTTCAAAGGATTTATgccttcagtaggaaccaaAGTGCTTCGAGTTGAGAACCacggacaggaagtcagaaagtatcGAGAGACACGCTGTTGGTTTATATGTTGAACTCTTTTCATGATCACATCATTTTAGATGGATTTTAGAGAAGGGAAAGAATAATTTAATAGGGTTTTATGGCTGCAGAGGTGAAGACGTGAGAGTTAACCGTTCATACCGTTCACTTTATCTCCTGTTATCTTGAATCATGAACTTTGactgacatgtttgtttgccGCCAAGCCAAGTATCAGGAAGATCAGAGTTTCCTGGTCATAATTATTGACTTCTTGGAAACTGTTAATTACAGCAGCCTCCAtgtaacagaaacagaaagcagcaaGACAATGGATGCATGAATTGGTTTTACCTCTTCAGGAATCACTGTTTGGTGCTGGATTAATTAAGTTTGACAGTTTCAGGTAGAAAAAAGTACAGTATAATGAAAGGATTTCATAAAGTACTCCTAACATTGTAAAGAGGGCCTTTAAACAACATTGAGATAATTGTACAAATATTTTAACAGTTACATTAATATAAAGAAACCTGGAGAAAGAACATTTAACAGACTTTTTTGGGGTGGCTTTTGAGACTTTTTACCTCAGTATTTGTAAAAATCCTGGCTATAGCCCTGCTCATAGACATATGCCACTTTCTactctactccactacatctcagagggaagTATCGTACTTTGTACTTCACTACATtgatctgacagctttagttactagttactttacaaatgaaGCTTCTCACAGACAAAATATATGAAGAGTTTATGAAATATGTTCTTTTCTTACAAATTAAATCACACAACAGTTTATACAAGTACAACTGGAATGATAAATCGATTAATAAATTacttgattgacagaaaatgaattggcAACTATTTGATAATCGtttaaagtaatttttcattcgaaaaaatgtaatgttcacagcttttgaaaaaaaaatgtaatcatgttgagttttggactgttggttgaacaaaacaaacattgtgaagaCGTCACGTCAACAGCAAAATAAGTTTTAGCTTTTGAACTTCTTCACATCGTAAAAAGTTTTCTGGCAAATATCACACATAATTAAGTCACACATAATAAAGTCATCATTCTAAGAGGTAGATGAAGCATGTTCCATACTCCAAGCTGGGAAAGGTCTTTAGATGAGTGATAAGAAGGGAGTTTGAATCAAGttgtggttagcttagcttagcacaaagactggaatcagggggaaactgctagcctgactctgtccaaagttaaGAAATAATTCTGAAAGAGCTTGTGAAAGTGAAACAGAGCTgcacttcagtgtgtgtgtgctgttgttaaagtgtgtgtgcacagtaaacctcgctctttctgtctctctcagacagactgaagagCTCTTTGATTTACGCTCCTTCATTAgcgtctcttctctctcagctctttATCTGCCCGAGGGAGAATCAAACTGTTGGTTTTTACTTTCCGACAAATGAAGCAGAAAGTCGACATTTCGGACAGATGTCCTGCCTGAAACTAAAATGTTTGAGTTGTAATTCGCCCTGGTGACCGATTAGAGGACAGACGGCGTgtgtttaaaaaagagagacacatCACTTATTTAActgttgtgtgtttagtgtTAATATTGAATCAGTGCGAGTTAAAGAGAGCTGAAGGCCGTTTAATTAActtaaacactgtgtgtgtgtgtgtgtgtgtgtgtgtgtgtgtgtgtgtgtgtgaaatgtacCTTCTCAAAGTCTGCATTTGTACAGAGATAGTTGAGATTGTCGGTCAGTATTTCTGCTGTTacagttaaatgttttaatgGTTAAATAAGAACCCGTCCGATCTGGGTCCGACCAACAGAGCATCATTTATGAAGGCAGTTTgtttctgccatgtttggtTGCTTGGTTGGTTCCTCTGTAGCAGGCTTGTATCACTTCATTCATACTGGACAAATCTGCAGCTCCAGTACTGACATATGAAGACGTGAAGGTCGAGATGGTGGATGGTCGCGTAGCACGTCCAACTGTCATGCACGAGACCACCCATCAGTGTCACTGTTAAAAGTGACAGTGATTGGCcattttgatgtgtttctaATAATTAAATCATGCTGTctagtcatgctagcagctctgtcaggctgtACGTAGGCACAGTGGTGTcttcaagctaaatgctaacattagtaTGCTAACATAAACAGTGACGTGACAATGCttaaatgttgatgtttatCGGATATAATGATATGATGATATATTCTGTGAGATTCAGTTTCgacaaaatcagaaaatagtgGATTTACAGGCAAGAAGTCGCCAGGCAGCGGAAAGTGGAAATtctgaatgaatgcatttgtgGATGTATAGATACATACAGTCTCATTCTCATGACTGGGTGAATATTCCTGATGTTGTTATGCACGATTTTAATCCTGCAAAATTCAGCCTTATGCATTTGGTGTTTTGGGAAGCTTTCCTGCTCTTCAATAGAGATTGAAACAAAGCTCTGACCCTGCATGCTAAATGAAATTTAGTGGTCATTTGTCCACCTCATTGATTCCACTTCAACAGCTGGACCCTCTGACAGTGTTTAAGTTGAACTGTAGCTCACGAACACTGAGtccataaatgaataaaagcagatagGGTTCAGTTTATGCAAATCCAGCTGAGGCAGGCTGTCTATTTGAATACAGGAGTCATGATGAGAACACAGGACTCCGTCAGTCTGTCCAGGCACTGACATCAGTTTATGTGAGCGGTTTATAGCACATAATATAAAATACTACGACTCCATATGCTTCATTCACGTTTTTACATACTAACAGGTTGTCTGTGATTTTGTGCTTGAGGTGGAATTATAAACGTGGGAGCGCTCAAGCCACaaaattaactgattaaataaaaactCA
Above is a genomic segment from Chelmon rostratus isolate fCheRos1 chromosome 14, fCheRos1.pri, whole genome shotgun sequence containing:
- the cdx1b gene encoding homeobox protein CDX-1b, which gives rise to MYVSYLQLDKDPTMYPHQNPVTRHPGLSLSPQNFAVPAPPQYSDFAGYHHHHHHGINNDLHPAQQAGPGAGGWSSAYPPPPPTRDDWSSHHYAAAAAAAAAGGPPSASTVPGAVGPTLGFSPPEFTGQPPGLLPASLNSSAGQLSPGSPPRRNPYDWIRRSSAPPNPNGKTRTKDKYRVVYTDHQRLELEKEFHYSKYITIRRKAELATALSLSERQVKIWFQNRRAKERKINKKKLQQPASSTTTPTPPTGTNGSGGGGSLHGNSGSSVAMVTSSSGSNGLVSPSSLPLNIKEEY